A DNA window from Fragaria vesca subsp. vesca linkage group LG3, FraVesHawaii_1.0, whole genome shotgun sequence contains the following coding sequences:
- the LOC101304171 gene encoding arogenate dehydratase/prephenate dehydratase 2, chloroplastic-like produces MAATTIARSAATHLSLPFPTKSSPSDPSPKATLKLFPKRRRCASVVLASLHGDANGKILGGALELEHSPFDDDASKDLHTLPRPLSSTFVSNSVSEGSRLRVAYQGVRGAYSESAAQKAYPNCEAVPCEQFDTAFEAVERWLVDRAVLPIENSLGGSIHRNYDLLLRHRLHIVGEVKLAVRHCLLANPGLEIQDLKRVLSHPQALAQCEHTLTRFGLVREAVDDTAGAAKHVAFHKLKDAGAVASSTAAEIYGLNILAEDIQDDSDNVTRFLILAREPIIPGTDRPFKTSIVFSLEEGPGVLFKALAVFALRQINLTKIESRPLRKQPLRASDDSNGGCPKPKYFDYLFYVDFETSMADQNAQNALRHLREFATFLRVLGSYPMDASMP; encoded by the exons ATGGCGGCGACTACCATTGCACGATCCGCCGCTACTCATCTCTCACTACCTTTCCCGACCAAGTCCTCGCCGTCCGACCCCTCACCCAAAGCCACACTCAAGCTCTTCCCCAAACGGCGTCGTTGCGCCTCCGTCGTCCTCGCCTCTCTTCACGGCGACGCAAACGGCAAAATCCTCGGCGGCGCTCTGGAATTGGAACACTCGCCGTTTGACGACGACGCATCGAAAGACCTGCACACTCTTCCAA GACCTTTGTCTTCGACTTTCGTCTCGAATTCGGTTTCGGAGGGCTCTCGGCTTCGTGTTGCTTATCAG GGTGTTCGTGGAGCATACAGTGAGTCAGCTGCTCAGAAGGCATACCCAAATTGCGAAGCGGTGCCTTGCGAACAATTTGATACTGCATTCGAA GCTGTCGAACGGTGGCTTGTGGACAGAGCAGTTTTACCAATTGAGAATTCACTAGGTGGTAGCATCCACAGAAATTATGACCTTTTACTCCGGCATAGATTACATATAGTAGGGGAAGTGAAACTTGCAGTTCGGCATTGCTTACTAGCTAACCCTGGTCTGGAAATTCAAGACCTAAAAAGGGTTCTTAGCCATCCACAG GCTCTTGCTCAGTGTGAGCACACATTAACCAGGTTTGGATTAGTCAGAGAAGCAGTGGATGATACTGCTGGTGCAGCGAAG CATGTTGCTTTCCACAAGCTGAAAGATGCAGGAGCAGTGGCCAGCTCTACCGCTGCAGAAATATACGGTCTGAATATACTTGCAGAGGATATTCAG GATGATTCTGATAATGTCACTCGATTTTTAATCCTTGCAAGAGAACCTATCATTCCCGGGACAGATAGGCCATTCAAG ACGAGTATAGTTTTCTCACTAGAGGAAGGCCCTGGAGTCCTTTTCAAGGCACTCGCTGTGTTCGCATTGCGTCAAATCAATCTTACAAAG ATTGAGAGCCGTCCTTTGCGGAAGCAACCCCTGCGAGCATCAGATGATAGTAATGGCGGATGTCCAAAACCAAA ATACTTTGACTATCTTTTCTATGTGGATTTTGAAACATCGATGGCTGATCAGAATGCACAGAATGCCCTCAGACATCTCAGG GAGTTCGCTACATTCTTGCGGGTACTAGGGAGTTACCCAATGGATGCAAGCATGCCATGA